Genomic segment of Cystobacter ferrugineus:
GCGTCTTCTCGCGGTGGAGGGCCAGCACGTAGCGAAGGTCGTCCCAGTCCATGCGCACATTTTTGCACGCCGGCATCCCGGAATCCGCCGTTGGACGCCAATTTCCGCACGCGTAGGGTGGTCCACATGCGAACCATCTTGCAAAGCGGTTATGGCGAGCCTGAACGCGTCCTGGTGCAGGGCGAGAGCGACATCCCCACGCCGGGGGACGGTGAAGTCCTCGTCCGTGTGCACGCGACGTCGGTGAACACGCCGGACTGCCTCGCCACCCTCGGAGTTCCCTACGCGTTGCGCCCGGTGATGGGCCTGCGTGCGCCCGTGTCGCCGGTCCGCGGCTCGGACGTCGCCGGCGTCGTGGAAGCGGTGGGCGCCCACGTCACTGGATTCGCACCCGGCGACGCCGTGTTCGGTTCGGTGTGGACGGGAGGTTACAAGCGCGGCGCTCCTGGGACCTTCTGCGAATACACCGTGGTCCCGGCGACGCAGCTGGCGCACAAGCCGGCGAAGCTCAGCTTCGAGGAAGCCGCCGGGGCTGTGATGTCAGGCGTGACGGCGCTGGTGGCCATGCGCGATGTCGCTCGCGTCCGCGCGGGTCAGCAGGTGCTCGTCAACGGCGCCTCCGGCGGCCTGGGAACGTTCGCCGTGCAGCTTGCCAGGGCCTTGGGTGCCGTGGTCACGGGCGTCTGCAGCACGAGGAACGTCGAGCTGGTGCGTTCGCTCGGTGCCTCCCACGTCATCGACTACACGCGGACGAGCTACCCGGAGCAGGACGCGCGCTACGACGTCGTGATGGACAACGTGATGAACCACCCTCCGTCGGTATCGGCGCGCGTCCTCACCGCGAACGGGGTGTTGCTGCCCAACAGCATCGGCACCCACAAGTGGCTGGGGACGCTGCCCAGCATGGCCTTCGGGGCGCTCTTCAAGTCCAGGCAGTGGCGCACGATTCAATTCGTTCCATCGCGCAAGAACCTCGAGGACATCGGCGCGCTGATTCAGTCGGGCGCTGTGAAGGTTGTGATCGACAAGACGTATCCGCTCGCGCAGGCCGGCAAAGCCGTGGCGCACATGGCGAGCAGGCGCGCGCGCGGACAGATCGTGCTCAGCGCGATGTAAGCGGCGCTGTGGGCTATGTGGGAGCGGGTTGACCCCGCGACACCCTGAGCTGAGCCATCCCCTCATAAGCGTGTCTTCCGGCATCATGGGAACGCCTGGTTGACCCGGGCCGAGGCGGCGCACAGCCGCCTCACCCCGGCGTGTAGATGACCAGCTTCAGCGCGGGATTGTCATTGGATTGAAAGCTCGCGTACTCGAAGCGCAGCGCGCCCTTCTGGGGATGGTTCAGCAGCTTCTGGCCGGCCGCGACCTGGCGGATGTCGTGTGCCTCCCACCAGAGCGCGAACTCGGGGCTCTTGCTCCGCAGACGCTCCAGCAGCTCGAGGAACGCGGGATCGTCGGCCCAGAGGTCATGCGTCGCCCGGAATTGGGCCACCATGCGCTTGGCTTCGTCGGCCCAGGACGCGCCGAAGATGCGCCGGGCGCCCGGATCGGTCAGCACGTAGACGAGGACGTTGCGATCCGCCTCGGCCAGCCGGCCGAAGTCCATGAAGAGGTCGGCCGCGGCGGCATTCCACGCCAGGACGTCCCACCGGCGGCCGGTGACGTAGGCGGGATGCTCGAGTCCCTGGATCATGCGGTGGAGGACGTCGGGGACGGTCTCTCGGGAGAACGCGCGGTGGTCGGCGTTGCGCGCCAGCTCCCTCAAGTGGGCGTGCTCGGCCTTGTCGAGGCGCAACGCGCGGGCCAGCGCATCGATCGTGGCGGCAGAGGGACTGACGGTCCGGCCCTGTTCCAGCCGGACGTACCAGTCGATGCCGATGCCCGCGAGCTGGGCGACCTCCTCCCGTTTCAAGCCCGGCGTGCGGCGCTTGCGCCCCCCGGGCAGACCCACGGTCTCGGGGTGCAATCGTTCTCGTCGCGATCGGAGGAAGTCGCCGAGTTCGCTTCGGCTCGAGCCCGCCATGGCCTTCGCTTTCCGTGAGGGAGGTACTCGCCAATCCTAGGATGGCGCCAGGCCTTCCCGCGAGCGCGAGGCCCTCGAATAGTAGAGGTCCATTCCCCGAGGAAGGACCCCCCATGAAAGCCGCGATCCTGAAGTCCTTTGGAGCCCCGCTCGCCATCGAGACACTTCCCGAGCCCCTCCTGGGGACCGGAGAGGTGATCGTGGACGTCGTGGCGGCCCCGGTGCTGCCCTACGCGAACGAGGTCTTCAGTGGCGAGCGGCGGTATCTGCTGACGCCGCCGGTGGCGCCGGGGTGCGGGGCGGTGGGCCGCGTGCGCGCCGTCGGACCGGACGCGACCCGGCTCGCCCCCGGGGACTGGGTCTTCTGCGATCCCACCGTGCGGTCGCGTGACGGGGGGCTGTCTCCCGACATCACGCTCCAGGGCTGGAGCGCCCGGGGCGAGGGGGGCCAGCGTCTGCAGAAGCATTTCCACCATGGCTCCTTCGCCGAGCGCATCCGGGTCCCGACGGAGAACGCCTCTCCCTTGGGCCCGCTGGACGACGCGGAGGCGGCGCGGTGGTGCGCCCTGGTCACGCTGCTCGTGCCGTATGGCGGTTTCCTCAAGGCGGATCTCCGGGCGGGGGAGACGGTCCTCATCAGTGGCGCCACGGGGAACTTCGGCAGCGCGGCCGTCGCGGTCGCCCTGGCGATGGGCGCGGGCTGCGTCATCGCGCCGGGCCGCAACGAGACGGTGCTCGAGGACTTGAAGCGCCGTTTCGGGCTCCGCGTCCGAACCGTGAAGCTCGGGGGCCAGGAGGAGGAGGACCGGGAGCGGATGCGGCGTGCGGCTCCCGGCCCGATCGACTGCGTGATGGATCTGCTGCCCCCCTCGGCCAGCACCCTCCCGGTGCGCGCCGCCCTCATGACGGTGCGGCCCTACGGACGGGCCGTGCTCATGGGGGGCGTGGGGATGCTGGGGGGGGCGGGCCTGGAGCTGCCCTACCCGTGGATCATGCGCAACTGCATCACCCTCCACGGGCAGTGGATGTGCCCACCCGAGGCCGTCCTCCGCATGGCCAGCCTCGTCCGCTCCGGGCTCCTCCGGCTGGAGGAGTTCGACGTCACGGCCTTCGCCCTGGACGACGCGAACGAGGCCGTCACGCACGCGGCCGCCCACGGTGGCCCCTTC
This window contains:
- a CDS encoding helix-turn-helix transcriptional regulator — protein: MAGSSRSELGDFLRSRRERLHPETVGLPGGRKRRTPGLKREEVAQLAGIGIDWYVRLEQGRTVSPSAATIDALARALRLDKAEHAHLRELARNADHRAFSRETVPDVLHRMIQGLEHPAYVTGRRWDVLAWNAAAADLFMDFGRLAEADRNVLVYVLTDPGARRIFGASWADEAKRMVAQFRATHDLWADDPAFLELLERLRSKSPEFALWWEAHDIRQVAAGQKLLNHPQKGALRFEYASFQSNDNPALKLVIYTPG
- a CDS encoding alcohol dehydrogenase catalytic domain-containing protein, producing MKAAILKSFGAPLAIETLPEPLLGTGEVIVDVVAAPVLPYANEVFSGERRYLLTPPVAPGCGAVGRVRAVGPDATRLAPGDWVFCDPTVRSRDGGLSPDITLQGWSARGEGGQRLQKHFHHGSFAERIRVPTENASPLGPLDDAEAARWCALVTLLVPYGGFLKADLRAGETVLISGATGNFGSAAVAVALAMGAGCVIAPGRNETVLEDLKRRFGLRVRTVKLGGQEEEDRERMRRAAPGPIDCVMDLLPPSASTLPVRAALMTVRPYGRAVLMGGVGMLGGAGLELPYPWIMRNCITLHGQWMCPPEAVLRMASLVRSGLLRLEEFDVTAFALDDANEAVTHAAAHGGPFKLTVLRP
- a CDS encoding NAD(P)-dependent alcohol dehydrogenase → MRTILQSGYGEPERVLVQGESDIPTPGDGEVLVRVHATSVNTPDCLATLGVPYALRPVMGLRAPVSPVRGSDVAGVVEAVGAHVTGFAPGDAVFGSVWTGGYKRGAPGTFCEYTVVPATQLAHKPAKLSFEEAAGAVMSGVTALVAMRDVARVRAGQQVLVNGASGGLGTFAVQLARALGAVVTGVCSTRNVELVRSLGASHVIDYTRTSYPEQDARYDVVMDNVMNHPPSVSARVLTANGVLLPNSIGTHKWLGTLPSMAFGALFKSRQWRTIQFVPSRKNLEDIGALIQSGAVKVVIDKTYPLAQAGKAVAHMASRRARGQIVLSAM